In Prunus dulcis chromosome 1, ALMONDv2, whole genome shotgun sequence, the following are encoded in one genomic region:
- the LOC117616635 gene encoding uncharacterized protein LOC117616635: MDDMMTRVAAHFALTNEEQAELVEQHEVKNLLTSKFLLVGKLLTRKPYNKEAFKRTMASLWRLTAQVHIIDMEEDKFVFSFQTKATRDTIMRGRTWTFNHSLLIMAAANRLLDPLIIPLRNQEFWVQVKGLPLVFMTRAMEKLIGDALGTYVVTDQSRRGECLSIYLCIRVLLDVGRPLRRWLAVRLPNASGMVEWVQL, encoded by the coding sequence ATGGACGATATGATGACTCGGGTTGCAGCCCATTTTGCCTTAACTAATGAGGAACAGGCTGAACTGGTGGAGCAACATGAGGTAAAAAATTTGCTAACCTCAAAGTTTTTGCTTGTGGGCAAACTACTCACACGGAAACCATACAATAAGGAGGCTTTCAAACGCACGATGGCGTCACTTTGGCGACTTACGGCACAAGTCCACATTATCGATATGGAGGAGGACAAGTTCGTGTTCTCGTTTCAGACCAAGGCGACACGCGACACCATCATGAGGGGCAGAACTTGGACATTCAACCATTCATTACTGATCATGGCTGCAGCTAATAGATTACTTGATCCACTCATTATACCTTTACGTAATCAGGAGTTTTGGGTGCAAGTAAAGGGTCTTCCCTTAGTATTTATGACCCGAGCTATGGAGAAACTGATTGGCGATGCGCTCGGGACCTATGTTGTGACTGACCAGAGCAGGCGCGGTGAATGTCTCAGCATCTACTTATGCATTAGGGTCCTCCTGGATGTTGGCAGGCCCCTAAGACGTTGGTTGGCAGTGCGATTGCCGAATGCTAGTGGAATGGTGGAATGGGTTCAGCTCTAG